One genomic segment of Carassius carassius chromosome 21, fCarCar2.1, whole genome shotgun sequence includes these proteins:
- the ncs1b gene encoding neuronal calcium sensor 1b isoform X1, with protein MLGVQVSFLFSVLISLFSSSFPHKWGTTFPKEVLVRQDEVTEKEVQQWYKGFIKDCPSGQLDAAGFQKIYKQFFPFGDPTKFASFVFNVFDENKDGRIEFSEFIQALSVTSRGTLDEKLRWAFKLYDLDNDGYITREEMLNIVDAIYQMVGNTVDLPEEENTPEKRVDRIFAMMDKNADGKLTLQEFQEGSKADPSIVQALSLYDGLV; from the exons ATGCTAGGTGTCCaagtctcttttcttttttctgtcttaATCTCTCTTTTCTCTTCATCTTTTCCTCACAAATGGGGCACAACATTCCCAAAGGAGGTTTTAGTGAGACAGGATGAAG TTACAGAAAAAGAAGTTCAGCAATG GTACAAGGGCTTCATAAAAGATTGTCCGAGTGGTCAGCTTGATGCTGCAGGTTTCCAGAAGATCTACAAACAGTTCTTCCCCTTCGGCGACCCCACCAAGTTTGCCTCATTTGTCTTCAATGTTTTTGATGAGAACAAG gatgGACGGATTGAGTTCTCAGAGTTCATTCAGGCCCTGTCTGTGACCTCACGTGGGACTTTGGATGAAAAGCTCCGCT GGGCCTTCAAGCTTTATGATCTTGATAACGATGGCTATATCACACGTGAGGAAATGCTCAATATCGTAGATGCAATCTATCAGATGGTG ggAAACACAGTGGACCTTCCAGAAGAAGAAAACACGCCGGAGAAGAGAGTGGATCGCATATTTGCCATGATGGATAAA AATGCTGATGGGAAGCTGACCCTGCAGGAGTTCCAGGAGGGATCAAAGGCAGATCCCTCTATTGTCCAAGCTCTGTCACTCTATGATGGCCTCGTATAG